The Procambarus clarkii isolate CNS0578487 chromosome 24, FALCON_Pclarkii_2.0, whole genome shotgun sequence genome includes a region encoding these proteins:
- the LOC123751097 gene encoding uncharacterized protein: MSECVTPMSESVTPMSESVTPMSECVTPMSECVTPMSKCVTPMSESVTPMSESVTPMSESVTPMSESVTPMSESVTSMSECVTPMSESVTPMSECVTPMSECVTPMSESVTPMSECVTPMSESVTPMSESVTPMSESVTPMSESVTPMSESVTPMYESVTPMSECVTPMSESVTPMSESVTPMSESVTPMSESVTPMSESVTPMSESVTPMSESVTPMSECVTPMSESVTPMSESVTPMSECVTPMSGSVTPMSESVTPMSESVTPMSESVTPMSESVTPMSKSVTPMSESVTPMSESVTPMSESVTPMSESVTPMSESVTPMSESVTPMSESVTPMSESVTPISESVTPMSESVTPMSESVTPMSESVTPMSESVTPMSESVTPMSESVTPMSESVTPMSESVTPMSESVTPMSESYLLLFSVLELSINGTG, encoded by the coding sequence ATGTCTGAATGTGTTACTCCGATGTCTGAAAGTGTTACTCCGATGTCTGAAAGTGTTACTCCGATGTCTGAATGTGTTACTCCGATGTCTGAATGTGTTACTCCGATGTCTAAATGTGTTACTCCGATGTCTGAAAGTGTTACTCCGATGTCTGAAAGTGTTACTCCGATGTCTGAAAGTGTTACTCCGATGTCTGAAAGTGTTACTCCGATGTCTGAAAGTGTTACTTCGATGTCTGAATGTGTTACTCCGATGTCTGAAAGTGTTACTCCGATGTCTGAATGTGTTACTCCGATGTCTGAATGTGTTACTCCGATGTCTGAAAGTGTTACTCCGATGTCTGAATGTGTTACTCCGATGTCTGAAAGTGTTACTCCGATGTCTGAAAGTGTTACTCCGATGTCTGAAAGTGTTACTCCGATGTCTGAAAGTGTTACTCCGATGTCTGAAAGTGTTACTCCGATGTATGAAAGTGTTACTCCGATGTCTGAATGTGTTACGCCGATGTCTGAAAGTGTTACTCCGATGTCTGAAAGTGTTACTCCGATGTCTGAAAGTGTTACTCCGATGTCTGAAAGTGTTACTCCGATGTCTGAAAGTGTTACTCCGATGTCTGAAAGTGTTACTCCGATGTCTGAAAGTGTTACTCCGATGTCTGAATGTGTTACTCCGATGTCTGAAAGTGTTACTCCGATGTCTGAAAGTGTTACTCCGATGTCTGAATGTGTTACGCCGATGTCTGGAAGTGTTACTCCGATGTCTGAAAGTGTTACTCCGATGTCTGAAAGTGTTACTCCGATGTCTGAAAGTGTTACTCCGATGTCTGAAAGTGTTACTCCGATGTCTAAAAGTGTTACTCCGATGTCTGAAAGTGTTACTCCGATGTCTGAAAGTGTTACTCCGATGTCTGAAAGTGTTACTCCGATGTCTGAAAGTGTTACTCCGATGTCTGAAAGTGTTACTCCGATGTCTGAAAGTGTTACTCCGATGTCTGAAAGTGTTACTCCGATGTCTGAAAGTGTTACTCCGATATCTGAAAGTGTTACTCCGATGTCTGAAAGTGTTACTCCGATGTCTGAAAGTGTTACTCCGATGTCTGAAAGTGTTACTCCGATGTCTGAAAGTGTTACTCCGATGTCTGAAAGTGTTACTCCGATGTCTGAAAGTGTTACTCCGATGTCTGAAAGTGTTACTCCGATGTCTGAAAGTGTTACTCCGATGTCTGAAAGTGTTACTCCGATGTCTGAaagttatttgttgttgttttcagTGTTAGAACTGTCAATAAATGGAACAGGTTAG